In Crinalium epipsammum PCC 9333, the following are encoded in one genomic region:
- a CDS encoding aromatic ring-hydroxylating dioxygenase subunit alpha, translating to MAESTFNFFQHWYPIAPLEDLDPKRPTPVTILGRRLVVWKPTVSEQYRVFLDQCPHRLAPLSEGRVDLETGNLMCSYHGWQFNPEGECTHIPQAENPDLIAKNKDNFCVVTLPIQQINGLLWVWLDEKSADLAASTPLPLSPSIDASKGFVWSSMVRDLEYDWQTLVENVADPSHVPFSHHGVQGNRKQAKPIAMEIAQSTPDLIEATLSRGFATRITFEPPCRLEYAMEFPGGKKFGLVVYCVPVSPGKSRIVGQFPRNFAKTLHHVIPRWWDHIQNRNLVLDGDMVLLHYQEHRLQEYESTQSWKTAYKMPTSADLLVIEFRRWFDKYCQGKLPWEQTVVKSPEQPLVNREVLLDRYKQHTMICESCSGALKNVQRSQVALIGYFAVSVATVAAMPDNLRVSLGLPLIALALIGLGGYAWLKFWLEPKFYFVDYVHSDK from the coding sequence GTGGCAGAATCAACCTTTAACTTTTTTCAACACTGGTATCCCATTGCACCCTTAGAAGATTTAGATCCAAAGCGTCCTACTCCCGTCACAATTTTAGGTCGTCGCCTCGTCGTCTGGAAACCTACTGTATCCGAGCAATATCGTGTTTTCTTGGATCAATGTCCCCATCGTCTAGCACCCTTAAGTGAAGGTCGCGTCGATCTAGAAACTGGTAACTTGATGTGTAGCTATCATGGGTGGCAGTTTAATCCAGAAGGCGAATGTACTCACATTCCTCAAGCAGAAAATCCAGATTTGATCGCTAAAAATAAAGATAATTTCTGCGTTGTCACACTGCCTATCCAGCAAATTAATGGCTTACTGTGGGTATGGCTAGATGAAAAATCTGCTGATTTAGCAGCCTCTACACCATTGCCTCTATCACCTAGCATTGATGCCAGCAAGGGATTTGTTTGGTCGTCTATGGTGCGCGATTTAGAGTATGACTGGCAGACTTTAGTTGAAAATGTAGCAGATCCCAGCCATGTACCTTTTTCCCATCACGGCGTGCAGGGGAATCGCAAGCAAGCAAAACCTATTGCAATGGAGATTGCTCAATCAACGCCAGATTTAATCGAAGCTACTCTTAGCAGAGGCTTCGCCACACGCATCACATTTGAACCACCTTGCCGACTTGAGTATGCAATGGAATTTCCTGGTGGCAAAAAATTTGGTTTAGTTGTTTATTGCGTTCCGGTTTCCCCTGGAAAATCTAGGATTGTAGGTCAGTTTCCGCGTAACTTTGCCAAAACTTTGCATCATGTCATTCCCAGATGGTGGGATCACATTCAAAACCGCAACTTAGTTTTGGATGGAGATATGGTTTTGCTGCACTACCAAGAACATCGCTTGCAAGAGTATGAATCAACACAAAGCTGGAAAACCGCATATAAAATGCCTACCAGTGCAGATTTGTTAGTAATTGAATTTAGACGTTGGTTTGATAAGTATTGCCAGGGAAAATTGCCTTGGGAGCAAACAGTTGTAAAATCACCAGAACAACCATTAGTCAATCGAGAAGTTTTATTAGATCGATATAAGCAACATACAATGATTTGTGAAAGTTGTAGTGGAGCATTAAAAAATGTGCAGCGATCGCAAGTAGCCCTAATTGGATATTTTGCCGTAAGTGTTGCCACTGTTGCTGCAATGCCAGATAACTTGCGAGTTAGTCTAGGTTTACCTTTAATTGCCTTAGCCTTAATAGGATTAGGAGGATATGCTTGGCTAAAATTTTGGCTAGAGCCAAAATTTTACTTTGTTGATTATGTTCATTCTGATAAATAA
- a CDS encoding HAD family hydrolase: protein MGLRGVIFDVDGTLVLSNDAHAQAWVEAFAAFGYEVSFDQVRPLIGMGGDQVIPKLVPGLNNKEGDGKAISTKRKELILKQFSPTIPSAPGSRELVLRIQGDGLKLMVASSATSEEVEILLKNAQVDELLSERTKSGDAESSKPAPDIVEVALSRLGMKPHEVVMIADTPYDIQAAKGCGVGVIAVRCGGFTDEELAGAIAIYNDPADLLAHYDNSALSLTPVP, encoded by the coding sequence ATGGGATTGCGCGGAGTTATTTTTGATGTTGATGGGACGTTGGTTTTAAGTAATGATGCTCATGCTCAAGCTTGGGTAGAAGCATTTGCAGCATTTGGCTATGAAGTATCTTTTGATCAAGTACGTCCACTTATTGGTATGGGTGGGGATCAAGTTATACCAAAATTAGTGCCTGGATTGAATAACAAAGAAGGGGATGGGAAAGCTATTTCTACTAAGCGTAAAGAATTGATACTGAAACAGTTTTCGCCAACTATACCTTCCGCACCTGGTTCGAGAGAATTAGTATTGCGGATACAGGGTGATGGGTTAAAGTTGATGGTTGCTAGTTCAGCTACCAGTGAAGAAGTAGAAATTTTGCTGAAAAATGCCCAAGTTGATGAGTTGCTGAGTGAAAGAACAAAATCAGGAGATGCAGAAAGTTCTAAACCAGCACCGGATATTGTGGAAGTTGCACTAAGTCGGTTAGGGATGAAACCGCATGAAGTTGTGATGATTGCTGATACACCTTACGATATTCAAGCAGCTAAGGGTTGTGGTGTTGGTGTAATTGCGGTGCGTTGTGGTGGTTTTACAGATGAGGAATTGGCAGGTGCGATCGCCATCTATAATGATCCTGCTGATTTATTAGCGCATTATGATAATTCTGCACTCAGTTTAACGCCAGTACCTTAA
- a CDS encoding VOC family protein, which translates to MFSNTQPPQTAIVPGTLRRVHHIAFNVQDLQASRHFYGNILGLHELTGEEVPTTLRSLVASGKVSNFITPDSTVIDLFWEPELLPPDADPQRAFTRANHLAFDIAPELFDHAVEVLKQHQVNIDHGPVTRPTGRGLYFYDPDGFLIEIRCDPEE; encoded by the coding sequence ATGTTTTCTAATACTCAACCACCCCAAACAGCTATTGTACCAGGAACACTGCGGCGTGTGCATCATATAGCATTTAATGTTCAAGATCTGCAAGCTTCTCGCCACTTCTACGGTAATATTCTGGGATTACACGAACTTACGGGTGAAGAAGTACCCACGACACTGCGATCGCTTGTAGCTAGTGGTAAGGTAAGTAATTTTATCACACCAGATAGTACCGTGATTGATTTATTCTGGGAACCGGAATTATTACCACCAGATGCAGATCCTCAACGTGCTTTTACACGCGCTAATCATCTAGCTTTTGATATTGCGCCAGAATTATTTGATCACGCGGTTGAAGTACTGAAACAGCATCAAGTAAATATTGATCATGGGCCTGTAACTCGTCCTACAGGTAGAGGACTTTATTTTTATGACCCTGATGGATTTTTAATTGAAATTCGCTGCGATCCTGAAGAATAA
- a CDS encoding DUF4385 domain-containing protein, with translation MAFDYSLDFKIINFREHPELYRIGKGEQGVLLVEPYKSEILPYWRFKTPDIARQSSEKIYELFLSYLEQDDFIGADMARKFIQMGYTRSRRYANHKTGKKYKSNPQKASTKEAQIEARKDILPNEEDPIKAESAAIFKLKWVEAKTNPKYLQLLEQHKKMYEQ, from the coding sequence ATGGCATTCGATTACTCGTTAGATTTTAAAATAATTAATTTTCGTGAACATCCTGAACTTTATCGCATTGGTAAAGGAGAACAGGGAGTGCTTTTAGTAGAACCCTATAAATCAGAAATATTACCTTACTGGCGTTTCAAAACTCCTGATATTGCTAGGCAGTCTAGTGAAAAAATCTATGAATTATTTCTTAGCTACCTTGAGCAAGATGATTTTATTGGTGCAGATATGGCTCGAAAGTTTATCCAAATGGGCTATACACGCTCCCGCCGATATGCTAATCATAAAACTGGCAAAAAATATAAAAGTAATCCCCAAAAAGCTAGCACAAAAGAAGCTCAAATTGAAGCAAGAAAGGATATTCTACCAAATGAAGAAGATCCTATTAAAGCTGAATCTGCTGCCATTTTCAAACTGAAGTGGGTGGAAGCAAAGACTAATCCAAAGTATCTACAGCTTTTAGAACAGCATAAAAAAATGTATGAACAATAA
- a CDS encoding DUF2237 family protein — MTEASNVLGGKLETCCTSPTTGFYRDGKCNTGAGDFGAHVVCAKMTAEFLEFTKARGNDLSTPVLAFNFPGLKPGDCWCLCASRWKEALDAGVAPPVVLAATHPSILEYVSFDELKQHAV; from the coding sequence ATGACAGAAGCAAGCAACGTCCTTGGCGGAAAGCTGGAAACTTGTTGTACATCGCCCACGACGGGGTTTTACCGCGACGGTAAATGTAATACTGGTGCTGGAGACTTCGGGGCGCACGTTGTCTGCGCCAAAATGACAGCAGAATTCTTAGAATTTACTAAGGCTAGAGGAAATGATTTGAGTACACCTGTCCTAGCATTTAATTTCCCAGGTTTGAAACCTGGGGATTGCTGGTGTTTGTGTGCTTCTCGGTGGAAAGAAGCGTTAGATGCAGGGGTAGCACCACCTGTAGTATTGGCGGCTACTCACCCATCAATTTTGGAGTATGTTTCTTTTGATGAACTAAAGCAACACGCTGTTTAA